Proteins from a genomic interval of Desulfovibrio aminophilus DSM 12254:
- the pyk gene encoding pyruvate kinase: protein MRTKIVATVGPSTKEPAILRALVDAGVRVFRLNFSHSDAKSFVRVIRAIRAVERESGISLTVLADLSGPKLRIGEVAGSPLNVEKGGVAILGLPGRAGEVPPGTPFIPLDRPELLAGLAEGMPVNLSDGMLQFRVSRGLVKDELFELTAENPGLLTSHKGIVFPGKSIIIPALTDKDRADIHEALDVGIDAAALSFVQTAQDVLDLKAEIEARRRWIPIIVKLERQQAVDNLESILDVADGVMVARGDLGQECPLSKLPIIQKQIIQACRLRDKPVIVATQMLLSMVSNPVPTRAETTDVANAILDGADCVMLSEETAIGRWPVETVRAMRDIAEQAEGYALDQAEGPALPEREGDPERTLAYCACLLAEQTGAHHLVCHTRSGTTAQRVSGRRPRQPIHALTPSREALGLLNFSWGVIPHLVGRKPDSHLGRCQQFVDRSPLVASGESVVITAGEPTPGRRDLHTNQVKVYYK from the coding sequence ATGCGAACCAAGATCGTTGCCACGGTGGGTCCGTCCACCAAGGAACCGGCCATCCTGCGCGCCCTGGTGGACGCGGGCGTGCGCGTCTTCCGTCTGAATTTTTCCCACAGCGACGCCAAGTCCTTTGTGCGCGTCATCCGCGCCATCCGCGCCGTTGAGCGGGAGAGCGGGATCTCCCTGACCGTCCTGGCGGATCTCTCCGGTCCCAAGCTGCGCATCGGCGAGGTGGCGGGCAGCCCGCTGAACGTGGAGAAGGGTGGGGTCGCGATTCTGGGGCTGCCGGGACGGGCTGGCGAAGTCCCCCCGGGCACGCCGTTCATTCCCCTGGACCGGCCGGAATTGCTGGCCGGACTTGCCGAAGGCATGCCGGTGAACCTCTCCGATGGCATGCTTCAGTTCCGGGTGAGCCGGGGGCTGGTCAAGGACGAGCTGTTCGAACTCACGGCCGAGAACCCCGGCCTGCTCACTTCACACAAGGGCATCGTCTTTCCGGGCAAGAGCATCATCATCCCGGCGCTTACGGACAAGGACCGCGCGGACATCCACGAGGCCCTGGACGTGGGTATCGACGCGGCGGCCCTGTCCTTCGTGCAGACGGCCCAGGACGTGCTCGACCTGAAGGCCGAGATCGAGGCCCGCCGTCGTTGGATTCCCATCATCGTGAAGCTGGAACGGCAGCAGGCCGTGGACAATTTGGAGAGCATCCTGGACGTGGCCGACGGGGTCATGGTGGCCCGGGGCGACTTGGGCCAGGAGTGCCCGCTGTCCAAACTGCCGATCATCCAGAAGCAGATCATCCAGGCCTGCCGCCTGCGCGACAAGCCGGTGATCGTGGCCACCCAGATGCTCCTGTCCATGGTTTCCAACCCCGTACCCACGCGGGCCGAAACCACGGACGTGGCCAACGCCATCCTGGACGGCGCGGACTGCGTCATGCTTTCGGAAGAGACGGCCATCGGCCGCTGGCCGGTGGAGACGGTGCGGGCCATGCGCGACATCGCCGAACAGGCCGAGGGCTATGCCCTGGATCAGGCCGAAGGCCCGGCGCTGCCGGAGCGCGAGGGCGACCCGGAGCGCACCCTGGCCTACTGCGCCTGCCTTTTGGCCGAGCAGACCGGCGCCCACCACCTCGTCTGCCACACCCGTTCGGGCACCACGGCCCAGCGGGTCAGCGGACGGCGGCCGCGTCAGCCGATCCACGCCCTGACGCCCAGCCGTGAAGCGCTGGGGCTGCTCAACTTCAGCTGGGGCGTCATTCCCCATTTAGTGGGACGCAAGCCGGACAGCCACCTGGGCCGCTGCCAGCAGTTCGTGGACCGTTCCCCCCTGGTGGCCTCGGGCGAGAGCGTGGTCATCACGGCGGGCGAGCCCACGCCGGGTCGGCGCGACCTGCACACCAACCAGGTCAAGGTCTACTACAAGTAA
- a CDS encoding DNA-directed RNA polymerase subunit alpha, protein MLIQHGDKLINARNWSELVRPEQLVRDPKSTDTYGKFVCEPLERGFATTIGNAMRRVLLSSLQGAAIVAARIEGVQHEFTTVQGVLEDITEVVLNLKQVRLGMTSTEPQILVLEAKTKGPVTAAMIRENQNVRVLNSDQIICTLTEDRPLKMELEVRMGKGYMPAEMHEGLTEDIGLITLDASYSPVRKVAYSVEQARVGQMTNYDKLILEVWTDGSVPPEDACAYSAKILKDQLSVFINFDELSSETEKSSEGGADINPNLFKGIDELELSVRATNCLKAANIQLVGELVQRTEQAMLKTKNFGRKSLDEIRRVLDNMGLRFGMSVDDFDKKYQEWLKRKEKNEA, encoded by the coding sequence ACCTACGGCAAGTTCGTGTGCGAGCCCCTGGAGCGCGGTTTCGCGACCACCATCGGCAACGCCATGCGCCGGGTGCTGCTGTCGTCCTTGCAGGGCGCGGCCATCGTCGCCGCCCGCATCGAGGGCGTGCAGCACGAGTTCACCACGGTTCAGGGCGTTCTTGAGGACATCACCGAGGTGGTGCTCAACCTGAAACAGGTGCGCTTGGGCATGACCAGCACCGAGCCGCAGATCCTGGTCCTTGAGGCCAAGACCAAGGGCCCCGTGACCGCGGCCATGATCCGCGAGAACCAGAACGTCCGCGTGCTCAATTCCGATCAGATCATCTGTACCCTGACCGAGGACCGCCCGCTCAAGATGGAGTTGGAAGTCCGCATGGGCAAGGGATACATGCCTGCCGAGATGCACGAGGGATTGACCGAGGACATCGGGCTCATCACCCTGGACGCCAGCTACTCGCCGGTGCGCAAGGTGGCCTACTCGGTGGAGCAGGCCCGTGTCGGGCAGATGACCAACTACGACAAGCTCATCCTTGAGGTCTGGACCGACGGATCGGTTCCGCCCGAGGACGCCTGCGCTTACAGCGCCAAGATCCTCAAGGACCAGCTCTCGGTCTTCATCAACTTCGACGAGCTGTCCTCCGAGACGGAGAAGTCCTCCGAGGGCGGGGCCGACATCAACCCCAATCTCTTCAAGGGCATCGACGAACTGGAGCTGTCGGTCCGCGCCACCAACTGTCTCAAGGCCGCCAACATTCAGTTGGTGGGTGAGTTGGTGCAGCGTACCGAGCAGGCCATGCTCAAGACCAAGAACTTTGGGCGCAAGTCCCTGGATGAGATACGCCGCGTTCTGGACAACATGGGGCTCCGTTTCGGCATGAGCGTCGATGATTTCGACAAGAAATACCAGGAATGGTTGAAGAGGAAAGAGAAAAATGAGGCATAG
- a CDS encoding selenium metabolism-associated LysR family transcriptional regulator yields MDFRKLQAFAKVYENRGFSKAGAELFLSQPTVSAHVASLEEELGVRLFDRLGRLVLPTREAGILYAAARDVFARLEAVTAELQQSQGRIVGDVLVGGSTIPAHYILPGHLAAFARRYPEAHVRLHAGDTAVIAAQVAAGELALGVVGADPETPELRTVPLLEDDLVVIAPPETNSTAPLSWERLAGQPWVLREEGSGTRRAFQEALRRMGRDLSELRPSAVVDSTEAVLRCVRAGLGLGVVSRLASTEGVRRNEFVELVLPDFRPRRGFWLITRTGRTLSPAERAFIHLLTEGK; encoded by the coding sequence ATGGATTTCCGCAAATTACAGGCCTTCGCCAAGGTCTACGAGAATCGGGGCTTTTCCAAGGCCGGCGCTGAGTTGTTCCTGTCGCAGCCGACCGTCAGCGCCCATGTCGCTTCCCTGGAGGAAGAGCTGGGCGTACGGCTCTTCGACCGTTTGGGGCGATTGGTCCTGCCCACCCGCGAGGCTGGAATTCTCTATGCCGCCGCCCGCGACGTCTTCGCCCGGCTGGAGGCCGTCACGGCGGAACTCCAGCAGTCCCAAGGCCGAATAGTCGGGGATGTCCTGGTAGGCGGGAGCACCATCCCCGCGCACTACATCCTGCCCGGACATCTGGCCGCCTTCGCCAGGCGTTATCCCGAGGCGCACGTCCGCCTGCACGCCGGTGACACGGCGGTCATCGCGGCGCAGGTCGCGGCCGGAGAACTGGCGCTCGGTGTGGTGGGGGCTGATCCTGAGACGCCGGAACTGCGCACCGTGCCCCTGTTGGAAGACGATTTGGTGGTCATCGCGCCACCGGAAACGAATTCCACCGCGCCGCTGTCCTGGGAACGTTTGGCCGGGCAGCCCTGGGTTTTGCGCGAGGAAGGCTCGGGAACGCGTCGGGCCTTCCAGGAAGCTTTGCGGCGTATGGGCCGTGATCTCTCTGAACTGCGGCCTTCGGCCGTGGTGGACAGCACCGAGGCCGTGTTGCGTTGCGTGCGCGCGGGATTGGGCCTGGGCGTCGTTTCCCGGCTGGCTTCCACCGAGGGGGTGCGGCGGAATGAATTCGTCGAGCTGGTTCTGCCGGATTTCCGCCCCAGGCGTGGGTTTTGGCTCATCACCCGCACCGGCCGTACGCTTTCTCCGGCGGAGAGGGCTTTCATACACCTGCTGACCGAAGGGAAATGA
- the rplQ gene encoding 50S ribosomal protein L17: MAMFRNMARALLTYEAIRTTEAKAKDLRSVVEKLITLALRDDLHARREAYKVLNNHQMVQKLFSDIGPRYAGGKGGYTRIVKFSQPRVGDAAPMVLIELTKRIVKVAEEKKEESATDEKKAETKAAAPKKAPAKKAAPKKAAEGEEKPKKAAAKKAKKAEEPAAE, from the coding sequence ATGGCCATGTTCCGCAACATGGCCCGCGCCCTGCTCACCTACGAGGCCATCCGCACGACCGAGGCCAAGGCCAAGGATCTGCGCTCCGTGGTTGAGAAGCTCATCACCCTGGCCTTGCGGGACGACCTGCATGCCCGGCGCGAGGCCTACAAGGTCCTCAACAACCACCAGATGGTGCAGAAGCTCTTCAGCGACATCGGCCCCCGCTATGCGGGCGGCAAGGGCGGCTACACGCGCATCGTGAAGTTCTCCCAGCCCCGCGTCGGTGACGCCGCGCCCATGGTCCTCATCGAGCTGACCAAGCGCATTGTGAAGGTTGCGGAGGAGAAGAAGGAAGAGTCCGCGACCGACGAGAAGAAGGCCGAAACCAAGGCCGCCGCACCGAAGAAGGCCCCCGCCAAGAAGGCCGCGCCGAAGAAGGCCGCCGAAGGCGAGGAGAAGCCTAAGAAGGCCGCGGCCAAGAAGGCTAAAAAGGCCGAAGAGCCGGCCGCTGAGTAG